The window GGTGTTATAGGCTCATTTATAGTAGCTACATGTGTTATATCTTTTCTTATGAATTATATAAAAAGAAAAGATTTTAAAATATTTGGATACTATAGAATAGTTCTTGCTGCACTAATATTTTTTTATTACTATGTTTAAATAAAAAAGTCTTTACTCTACAGATTGTTAATGTAGACTTTTTTGAAATTCATAACGTAAATTATATTTATCTACAATTCAAAGGATTATAATTTTCTATTCATTATAAAATAAGAATGTAGGAATTCCTACATTCTTATTTTATTTAACATATATTTATACGTATGTTGATATCCAATTAAAAGTTTTTCTAGTAGTTTTTTTTCGGTTTCATTTCCGGTTGAAGATATAGATTTTTCAATAAAATCTAATTTGTCTTTATATGACTGCATATAAATTTTCATAATATATCCCCTTTCGAAATAGGTAGTTTGTCCTATATATAGGTATTATATACTATTATGATGGTTTTAGTCTATTAATTTATAAAGAATTTGCAATCATTTTTATTATATCACTATTCTCTTCTTTAAATGTTGTTACTATTATAATCTTATCTAGAGCACATGTTAAAGCAGTACATATCATATTTAAGTTTTTTATAAAATTATTGATTTCATTATTAGAACTAGAATCATTTAAATAATGACCATATAACATTTCAATTTGACATAGTATAAGTGCTTTATATTCTAGATTATTTATAGAGTATATATTAGATATTGTTACTCCATTTTTATTGCTTAAATTAGTTAATTCATCATTTGAATATACATAAGGGATATCGCTTTCTTCCAACGCTTTTCTCAAAATATATTGAAAATATATCATATTTCCATTTTTCAACTTCCTTTTATTGTATGGATATACTATTACTATATCTGAATAATTAAATCCTTTTTGTTTTACTAAATACTGTATTTCCCATATTATAGATTTGATTTTTTCTTCTATATCTTCAACAAATATAATTTCTACATCTTCACCTTCGCATCTTAAAGATTTTGTATTCAAATAATAATCATTAGGTAAATTATTATCTAAGCTTTCTATATATTTATTTATATTGCTTCTGAAATTGTTTACAAATGAAGATATTTTTTTTGTTTGTTTATAATTGTATTCAAAATTGACAACATCATCAAAAGTGATATTTTTCCAAAATCCTTTAAATGATTTTATATTATTCTGTATATCTCCAGATTTATCAACTGATATATTGAAAATATTTTTAGATTTAAATAATATACCTTGAATAAAATTTATTTCTTCCTCATTGAAATTTTCAGAACCATCTATAAAAATTCCTTTATATATTTTCTTTTCTTTTAATGTATTTTTAACTTGCAAAAACACATTTCTGAAATATTTAGAAAAATCCAGTTTAAGTTTATTATAATCTATTACTAAATTTAAATCTTTAGCAAGCTTAAATATAAATCCATGATAATTATATATATCTAAGTTCTCAGGTAATTTATATAGTAAACTAATTTGATTTTTAATGTCATTCATCAATTGCTTATTATATGTTATAAATAAAAACCTTTCCTTTGGATATAATTTAGCAAGTTTTATAGCTCTTGATATTAATATAGTTGTTTTAGAACTTCCATTAGGACCTATAAATAAAGTATTTCCGTATTTTATAGAATTAATTTTTTCTATTTGAGAAGGACTTAAAAATAACGAATTATATTTATACTCATCTTTAGAAAACAATATGTTTTTAAAAGATTTATTTTTTGTATTTTCTTTATTATCTTTTTTTATCACATGATATTCAGGTGATATATAGAATCTAAATAAGTTTAAAATAACATCATCATTTTTACCCATTAAATATTTATCTAATATGCTTATATCATTAATCAATTGATTATATTTATTATTATCAATTATATGGTTATTTATAAAATCGTTTTTTTCAATATCTATTTCAATATAAGGCATAATATATATTAAATTGTATGTAATATCTAAATTATAAATTTTTAGATTTTCTTTCAATGTACAATATTCCTCTTCCATTACTTCTAACAACTCATCTTCTAGTATAGAGTATATTTCTTCAGTAGTATCCATGAACTTAATAAATAGAATATTATTATTTTTAATATACATCAAATCAATATTAATTCCGTTTACAGGAACTATTTTTGTTATACCTATACCACTTAAAGAGTCTATACAATTTTCATAAAAGTGCATCTCACTATCTTTTATTCTAAGAGAATCTAAATTAGAATGAATATTCTTTGAATATATTTTCAATTGTATCCCCCTTTTCTTTTAATATTATTATATCATTTAATTGTTAATTTTCTAGTAATAATTAAATGATATAATATAATTGGATTTTAGCACGAATTATCTATGTTTTTTTAAATATTAAAAATGAGTCTAATTCATTAGTTCTAAAAGCTATATTTAGTGATTTTATAAATTTTTTATCTATAGATTTATTAAAATATACATTATTTTTTATATCGTTATTATTTCTAAGTTTGTATAATAGGTCTTTTTGTATACCCATGGCTATACTATAGACTATATATTTTTCCCAAATTTTAAGGTTATCTGAATTTAAGATTTTAGGATTTTTGAAATTAATTATAAATTTCTTGAAATTAATACATTTTTTTCGTTCTTTATATCCTAATCTCGTTAATTTACATTTTATAAGAACTATATTATTTACTAAACCAGATACAATCAGACCTCTAGACACCACATGCAGATATGGTGAATATTGATATATAAATAAAATTCCCGCAGAAATTTTCAAATATGAATATAAATATAACAAAAATTTCATTTGATTATTTGTTTTTAGATATCCATATTTACCACACTCTTTATATACTTTTCTTTTCCAAGTATTATAAAACCTTTTAAATTCCAAGAAGTTTTTTTCGTTTTGATTATATTTTTTTATATCTTTTA is drawn from Tepidibacter hydrothermalis and contains these coding sequences:
- a CDS encoding DNA helicase; this translates as MKIYSKNIHSNLDSLRIKDSEMHFYENCIDSLSGIGITKIVPVNGINIDLMYIKNNNILFIKFMDTTEEIYSILEDELLEVMEEEYCTLKENLKIYNLDITYNLIYIMPYIEIDIEKNDFINNHIIDNNKYNQLINDISILDKYLMGKNDDVILNLFRFYISPEYHVIKKDNKENTKNKSFKNILFSKDEYKYNSLFLSPSQIEKINSIKYGNTLFIGPNGSSKTTILISRAIKLAKLYPKERFLFITYNKQLMNDIKNQISLLYKLPENLDIYNYHGFIFKLAKDLNLVIDYNKLKLDFSKYFRNVFLQVKNTLKEKKIYKGIFIDGSENFNEEEINFIQGILFKSKNIFNISVDKSGDIQNNIKSFKGFWKNITFDDVVNFEYNYKQTKKISSFVNNFRSNINKYIESLDNNLPNDYYLNTKSLRCEGEDVEIIFVEDIEEKIKSIIWEIQYLVKQKGFNYSDIVIVYPYNKRKLKNGNMIYFQYILRKALEESDIPYVYSNDELTNLSNKNGVTISNIYSINNLEYKALILCQIEMLYGHYLNDSSSNNEINNFIKNLNMICTALTCALDKIIIVTTFKEENSDIIKMIANSL